A genomic segment from Antedon mediterranea chromosome 6, ecAntMedi1.1, whole genome shotgun sequence encodes:
- the LOC140051468 gene encoding la-related protein 6-like, with protein sequence MSEINALNIAVHGSEADEKLAMVLSKTPPPLVHISRVKEEGRAATDGSEIDSFDSQASLSESDDEQFVDAEEDLNVANKENGLKKNEKRVKSDIENNNNKPWQPPDEELQEKIVKQVEFYFSDTNITKDAFLLKHVKRNREGYVSLKLITSFKKVKKLTKDWRSVRHSLQQRSVSLVVNPDGKKVKRKDPLPEYDETTPSRTVIVVNLPSQNPTIENVNELFKECGEISLVRIIRPGKSVPPDIRKHMGKHYDIGNTLCALVEFEKSESALNAVKLMSNDDNWRTGMHVTLLAPKKNKKEPGKTKEDGQTLSPQQRSLTPVGSGAESDGSMKGDEKRRRRRNKRKNRVEELVNEGGDNSSSEPELSPSTDRRQQSKPVAIPQARSPNLLSPATTPKSSPVNSPHSSPRVQKKSIGRSPLAESNRASPKNSPKGSPESKYKYNDGSPPEGSSPWVRRRRLLAAESSPAAGNSPVGSPKMMRHSAALSGIIRNPRGPDGTHGFACSKGRGKFISVC encoded by the coding sequence ATGAGTGAAATTAATGCTTTGAATATTGCCGTACACGGTTCAGAAGCCGACGAAAAGCTAGCCATGGTGTTGAGCAAAACACCACCACCGCTTGTCCACATCTCCCGGGTGAAAGAGGAGGGACGGGCGGCGACAGATGGGAGTGAAATAGACAGCTTTGATAGCCAGGCTTCCCTATCTGAAAGCGATGATGAACAATTTGTAGATGCTGAAGAAGACCTAAATGTTGCGAATAAAGAGAATGGACTGAAAAAGAATGAAAAACGTGTTAAGAGCGATAttgaaaacaacaacaataaacCCTGGCAGCCTCCAGACGAGGAACTACAGGAGAAAATTGTAAAACAAGTTGAGTTTTATTTCTCTGACACAAACATAACAAAGGATGCATTTCTTCTGAAGCATGTGAAACGAAATCGTGAAGGTTACGTAAGTTTAAAGCTCATTACTTCttttaaaaaagtaaagaaaTTAACAAAAGACTGGAGAAGTGTTCGCCATAGCCTACAGCAGAGGTCTGTAAGTTTAGTTGTGAATCCAGATGGAAAGAAAGTGAAGCGAAAAGACCCACTACCTGAATATGATGAAACAACACCATCAAGGACCGTTATTGTTGTTAATTTACCATCGCAAAATCCTACCATTGAGAATGTCAATGAATTGTTTAAGGAATGTGGTGAAATCAGCCTTGTACGGATCATTCGTCCAGGAAAGTCCGTCCCCCCAGACATTCGCAAACACATGGGGAAACACTATGATATTGGAAATACTCTGTGTGCACTTGTTGAATTTGAAAAATCTGAGTCTGCGCTGAATGCTGTGAAACTGATGAGCAATGACGATAATTGGCGTACAGGTATGCATGTCACATTGCTTGccccaaagaaaaataaaaaggaaccGGGAAAAACAAAAGAGGATGGACAGACCCTCTCACCACAGCAGAGGAGTTTAACGCCAGTTGGCAGTGGTGCAGAATCTGATGGAAGCATGAAAGGGGATGAAAAACGTCGTCGTCgtagaaataaaagaaaaaatcgTGTTGAAGAACTAGTGAATGAGGGCGGGGATAACAGTTCGTCCGAGCCTGAACTTTCACCGTCAACAGATAGACGACAGCAAAGCAAACCAGTAGCCATCCCACAAGCAAGAAGTCCTAATCTTCTAAGCCCAGCCACTACACCAAAATCTAGTCCAGTAAACAGTCCACACAGTAGCCCCCGTGTGCAGAAAAAGAGTATTGGCCGCTCGCCATTAGCTGAAAGCAACCGAGCAAGTCCAAAGAACAGCCCTAAAGGAAGTCCtgaatcaaaatataaatacaacgATGGATCACCACCTGAAGGAAGCAGTCCGTGGGTGCGAAGACGACGTCTTCTTGCGGCAGAATCCTCACCCGCTGCTGGAAATAGTCCTGTTGGCAGTCCGAAGATGATGCGACATTCTGCGGCTTTGTCTGGTATTATACGCAATCCAAGAGGACCTGATGGAACGCATGGCTTTGCTTGTAGTAAAGGCAGGGGTAAATTTATCTCTGTGTGTTGA